In one Nicotiana sylvestris chromosome 8, ASM39365v2, whole genome shotgun sequence genomic region, the following are encoded:
- the LOC104233460 gene encoding uncharacterized protein: MACLHDHDCADHNCSSDWSLFKHIDLSKVSALNEAIRGSVKSVFKPWEQRLNTSEGHLESNEGDPELIVFIPFTADVKIKSIAIVGGADGTSPAKMRAFINRDGIDFSDAQSMQPVQEWDLAENLQGVLEYQTRYSRFQSVGNITLHFPDNFGGDTTQIHYIGLKGEATQLKRDVVANIVYEVVPNPSDHKTRAEGGGGLSHVE, encoded by the exons ATGGCTTGCCTGCACGATCACGATTGCGCCGACCATAACTGTTCCTCCGATTGGTCTCTCTTCAAGCATATCGACCTTTCTAAG GTGTCTGCTTTGAACGAGGCTATCAGAGGAAGTGTCAAATCCGTTTTTAAACCATGGGAGCAGCGTTTGAATACTTCGGAG GGCCACTTGGAAAGCAATGAAGGTGATCCTGAACTGATTGTTTTCATTCC GTTCACAGCAGATGTTAAAATCAAGAGCATAGCAATTGTCGGTGGCGCTGATGGAACAAGTCCAGCTAAGATGAGAGC GTTCATCAATCGGGATGGCATTGATTTTTCAGATGCTCAATCTATGCAACCAGTTCAG GAGTGGGATTTAGCCGAAAACTTGCAAGGAGTTTTAGAGTACCAGACAAG GTATTCTAGGTTTCAGAGTGTGGGAAATATCACCTTGCATTTCCCTGATAATTTTGGTGGTGATACAACACAAATACATTATATTGGTTTGAAAGGAGAAGCCACCCAG CTGAAGAGGGACGTTGTTGCAAATATTGTTTATGAGGTTGTACCTAACCCCTCTGACCACAA GACTCGAGCTGAGGGTGGCGGAGGCCTTTCGCATGTGGAATAA